In Streptomyces sp. TLI_146, the genomic stretch CCGTCTGTCCGTTTAGGACTTTCCCGTACTTTTGCCAGAAGAAGTCCGGCGCGATGCCTCCCCGTGACGTGGGGCCGCCCAGGTCAAGAGCGTCCCGCAATGGCCGTGAGGCGCAGCAGCTGGTCGACCCGCCGGCGGATCTCGGCCGCGCGGGCCGGGTCGCCGGTGCCGTAGGGGCTCTCGAAGTACGGCAGGACCGCGCGGTACTCGGCCAGCGCGGCGGGGCCGTCGCCGAGCTGTTCCAGGCAGAGCGCGGCGTCGTGGCGGAACGCGAGGGCCTGCGGGTCGGCCGGGCCAGCCTCGGCGGCCCGCTCCTCGGCGAGCCGGCGCAGCTCGGGCAGCGCCCGGCGGTACTGGCCGTCGTCCATCAGCGTCGCCGCGTACTGCTTGCGCAGGATCCGTACGACCGGGGAGCCCTCGCCGTGCCGCTCGGCGGCGGCGGGCAGGATCGCGCCGAGGATGTCCACGGCCTGGGTGATCCGCCCCTCCCCGAGCAGCCGCTTGGCCTCGTCGACGGCGCCCGCGACATCGGGCTGGGCGGGGGCGGGGGCGCTGCCCGGGTCCGGCGCCCACTGCGGGGCCGGGGGCTGGGCGTGGACCGGCGGCGGGGTGGCCGCGCGGTCCGGCCAGGGGGCGTGCGGGCGCAGGAACGGGCGCGTCGGGTCGAGCGGGTGGCCCACCGGGGTGCCGCGCACCGGAAGCAGCGGGGCCAGCGCCTCGTACACCTCCTGCGCGGAGCCGGGCCGGTGCGCCGGGTCCTTGGCGAGCAGCCGCAGCACCAGCGCCTCCAGGGCCTCGGGCACCTCCGGCCGCACCTGGCGGACCGGCAGCGGCGGCTCGTAGAGGTGGCGGTGGAGCACGCCGAGCGCGGTGGACCCGGCGAAGGGAACGTTTCCGCTGAGCAGTTCGTGGAGCAGCACGCCGAGCGCGTACAGATCCGTGGACGGGCCGACCGCGCCGCCCATCGCCTGCTCGGGCGCCATGTACGCCGGGGAGCCGATCGGCGAGCCGGTGCGGGTCAGACGCGTGGTGTCGTGGTCGAGGACGGACGCGACCCCGAGGTCGAGGACGGTGACCGTGCCGTCGGGCCGCACCATCACATTGCGCGGCTTGAGGTCGCGGTGGACGATCGGCACCGCGTGCACGGCGGAGAGGGCCGCGCACAGCTGGGCCGCCACCGCCACCGCCCACGGCCAGGGGTAGGGCTCGTGCTCGGCGAGGTGGTCGGCGAGGTCGGCGCCCTCCACGTGCTGCATGACGAGGTAGAGGTCATCGCCGTCGCTGCCCGCGTCGTGCACGGTGACCAGGCCCGGGTGGTCGACCTGCGCGGTCACCCGGCACTCGCGCACGAACCGGCGCCGGGTCTCGTCGGCGGCGCTCGCGCCCGCCACCAGGTCGGGGCGGAGCAGCTTCACCGCGACCCGCCGGTCCAGCCGCTGGTCGTACGCCGTCCAGACCTGGCCCATGCCGCCCTGGCCGAGCAGCGCCGCCAGCTCGTACCGCCCGCCGACCACGCGCCCGGCGCTCATCTGCCCTCCTCCTGGCGCAGCAGGGAGCTCAGCTCGTCGAGCTCGGCGCGGACCTGGTGGATGCGCGGGGACGGCGGCGCCGGGGGGTACGGCGGCGGCGCCGGGACGCGCCGCTGGTGGAAGTGGATGTCGACGACCAGGTAGTAGACGACCACGACGAGGGCCTGCACCAGCAGGATCGCCATGCCCAGGTTCGAGACCCAGGTGTCCTTGAAGTGGGTGTGCAGCATCGCCAGACAGCCGATGTTGACCGTCAACTGGCCCCAGAACAGCAGCCAGTCGCGCCGGGTGCGGCGCATGATGGCGAGCCGCAGCATCGCCGTCCACGCCAGCAGGCCGAGGGTGAGCACCACCAGCACGGAGAAGACCACCCGAACGGTGATCACCTTCACGCTCGCGGGGCTCTGCATCTGGGCTCCTGACAGGGCGGTACGTACATCGCTGGCCAGAGCGTAGAGGTGACGCCCGGTCAGGGTCCACCCAGGTCAGGGGTCCGCAGGTGGAACCTGGCGGTCCGGATCAACCCCCGGTCTGCTCCGGCCGGACGACACCGTCCGTGAGGCCGTCGTGCAGCCCCTGCACCAGCTGCTCGCCGAGCCGTCCCGCGAGCCGCAGCGCGTCCTCGAACGCGGCGAGCGCGCGGAACCGCTCGCCGTACCGCGCCTGTTCGGCCAGCGGCAGCCGGGGCAGCTGGAGCCTGCGCACATCGAGCCGGGACGCGGTGGTCGCATAGCTGCTGGCCTGGCGGTTGTTGGCGGTGCCGCGCAGGAACCCGGCGAGGAACCAGGGGTCGAGGGCGGCCGGCGTCGGCCGCAGCAGCTGGAGGTTGCGGCCGAGCGCGGCCCCGGCGGTGGCGGCGTCGACCACCCGCGCGACCGTGCCGCCGCCGAGCACCGGCACCACCACGTCGCCCGCCTCGGTCAGCACCGGCTCCTCGGCGGGGCCGTCGGGCAGGGCGCCGGAGGGGGCGGTGCCGCTGAGCACGTCCTGCTCGGTGAGCACCGGCACACCGGGGGCCGAGGCGCCCGCGCCGCCGGAGCGCAGCACCAGGGCGCCCGCGCGGGCGAGTTCGCCGACCGTGGTGAGCGGCAGCCGGGCGCCCGGGTGCGGGGCGGGCCCGGCGGGCGGCGGGGTGAGCTCGGCGGTCCGCCGCAGCGTCGCGCCGAGCTCCTCGCGTACGGCTTCGAGCGCGTCCGCGCCGCCCGCCGCGGCCGGGGGCGGCAGATGCCGGGCGGGGGCCAGGTCCACGTCGTCGTCGAGGAGTTCGATGACCGGGACCGCGCGGCTGACACCGGGCCGCTCCTCGGCGGTGCCGTCCCGGTCGAACGGCGCCCAGGCCTCCAGGACCGCGCTCTGCACGGCCTGCCAGGGCAGCTTGTCGCGGCCGCCGCCGTCGCCGCCGGGCAGCCCGGCCGCGTCGACGAGCAGCAGCTCGGGCGCGGGGTGGCTGCCCGCGCCGGGCCTGCGCAGCACCCACAGCTGAAGCGGGATGCCGTACGGCGGGGCCGCTCCGGCGGGCAGCGCGATCACCGCACGCAGGGCGCCCCGGCGCAGCAGCCCGGCGCGGATGCGGCGCCCGGAGCGGCGGGAGGCGGCGGCCGGGGGCATCAGCAGGACGGCGGTGCCGCCCTCGCGCAGCCGGGCCAGCGCGTGCTGCACCCAGGCCAGTTCGGACTCGGTGCGGGCGGGCAGGCCGTACTCCCAGCGCGGGTCGTACGCGAGCTCGTCGTGGCCCCAGTTGCGCTCGTTGAACGGCGGGTGGCAGAGCACCGCGTCCACGGCGAGGCCGGGGAAGGCGTCGGCGCGCAGCGAGTCGGCGGCGGCGGTGCGCACCTCGGCCGGGCCGTGCAGGGCGAGCCGCAGCCCCGCCAGCGCGGCGAGCTCCGGGTCGGCGTCCTGCCCGTACACCGCCTCCGCGTGCGGGACCGCGCGCAGCAGCGTGCCGGTGCCGCAGGCAGGGTCGAGCACCGAGGCGGCCTGCGGGCCCAGCGCCAGCGCGGCCATCAGCTCGGCGGGTCCGGGCGGGGTCAGCGTGTACTGGCGCGGGTTGGCGTCGAGGTGGCGGCCGAGCAGGAACTCGAAGGTCTGCCGGGCGCCGAGCTCGGCGGCGAGCTCCCCGACCCCGCGCAGCAGCGGCACGGACGCGGCGAAGTCGGCCGGGACCGGGGCGGGGGTGTTCACAGGGCCGCTGTGAACCGACTCGTCCAGCACTTTCGCCAGCCGCTGGGCCATCGCGCTGTCGGAGAGCGCGGCCAGGCGGCGCCACTGGTCCGGGTCGTCCCGTACGAGAAGGAGCGCGCGGCCCGCGTGGACCAGGCCCGTCACAGCTCCCTCGGGGTGGCCGGACAGCTGCTGCCAGACGCGCTCGCGCAGCGGCACTTCGGCGAGTTTTCCCTGGTCGCGCAGCCACTGCTCGACCTCGGGGAGGGCGAAGGAGGGGCTGGTCTCGGTGCCGCCGACGGGCTTGGGGAAGTCGGCGTGGCGGCGACGCCAGTTGCTGACCGCCGCCCGGCCCACCCCGGCGAGCCGGGCGATTCCGGCAGCGGTCACCTCTGCTGCGTTGTCCGGCACGGGCCCGACTCCCCTCGTCTTGTTGTGCCTCCCAGCATAGCGATCACCACCTGAGCACTCCATACACGAGCGTGAACCGATCCATTCCTGTGAATCACGTTGACTCGGTTCACAGTCTCTGTTGTGATTGACCCATCGGTTCACACGGCCCTCAAGGCCCGTTGGAAAGGCACAGCCATGTCTCAGCGGAAGCGCAACTGGTTCGCCCGCCACAAGGTCTTCACGGGCGTCGGCGCGGTCGTCGCGGTGATCGCCATCGGTGGCGCGGTCGGCGCGGGCGGCGGCTCGGACGACACCTCCCCGACGGGCGCGGCCGCCCAGGGCGCGCCCGAGAAGGCGCAGAAGACCGGCGGTTCGCAGCAGCCCGGGGCCAAGAATTCGCAGCAGCCCGAGGCGAAGAAGGAGAAGGGCCTCGGCGACGGCAGCTTCCAGGTCGGCTCGGACATCAAGCCCGGTACGTATGTGAGCAGCGGGAACAAGGACGGCTGCTACTGGGAGCGCGCCAAGGACGCCTCGGGCAGCACCGACGCGATCCTCGCCAACGACAATGTGACGGGCGCCAGTTACGTCACGGTGCTGGCGAGCGACAAGATCTTCAAGAGCAGCGACTGCCAGGACTGGCACCTCGTCGACCCCAAGGCCGCGGCCAAGAGCGCCCCGAAGACCACGCTCAAGGGCAACGGGGGCATGTTCAAGGTGGGCACCGACATCGCGCCCGGCACGTACAAGTCGACGGGCAACAAGGACGACCAGTGCTACTGGGAGCGCGCCAAGGACGCCTCGCACAGCACCGAGGCCATCGCCGCCAACGAGAACGTGACGGGCACGGCGATCGTGAGGATCGGCGCGGGCGACGCGTACTTCAAGAGCAGCGGCTGCCAGGACTGGGTGAAGACGGGCTGAGCGTCAGCCGTGCCACGAGGAGCGGCCGGACCTCACCCCAGGGCCGAAGGGGCGCCGGGCCTCGGCCCGTGGCCGAGAAGGGCGCCGGGCCTCAGCCCGTGGGCAGCTTCTGCTGCGGACACTCGGTGAGGACCTTCTTCATCGCCTCCTTCTCGGCGTCCGTCACCCACACCTGGTACTTCTTCTTGACGGCCACCTGGTCCGCCACATACGTGCAGCGGCCCGCCGCGAACGTCGGCAGCCAGGTCGCCGCGTCGCCGTCGCTCTTGCGGCGGTTGGCGCTCGCGTCCACGGCCAGCAGGTTCAGCGGGTCATTGGCGAAGGCAACCCGCTTCTTCTTGTCCCACTGCTGGGCGCCCTTCTGCCAGGCGTCCGAGAGGGCCACCACATGGTCGATGTCGACCTTGCTGCTGCCCCGGACGAACTTGATGGTCTGGCCCGTGTAGACGTCCTTGTTCAGCGTGCCGGACGCGATGTCGCACTTGTCCTTGAACTTCACGTCCGTGAGATCCCGTTTGAGGATGTCCTCCCGGGTGGCGCAGCCGTTGGCGTCGGTGTCGGTCCAGCCCTTGCCGAACTGGTCGCGCGAGTAGCCGGTCTTGGGCGCCCGGCCCTTCACCGTGAGGGAGTCGACGGCGGCGAGGGCACTGCCCTGCGCGGCGGGCGCGCCGGGCTTCGCCTTCTTGGCGTCGGTCTTGCTGTCGGAGCATCCGGTGAGGGCGAGCGCGGCCGCGAGCGCGGCGGCGGGAAGGGCGATTCGGTACGTACGCATCACAACGGGCCGTCCTCGAAGGAAGTTGGCGGAACCCCGCGATCCTATGGACCGAGGGACTTCTACCCGGCCACCCGGCGGCCATAGGGGCTCGAAGGCGGAAACCCGCGGCCGGGCCGGGCGCCCGCGTACGGCGGCGCGGGGGCCGCACCCGGCCGTGCCCCACTCCACCGGCGGCGGCCCGCCCGCGGCGGGGCGGCGGCGCGTAGCGTCGTGACCGTCCCTGCCTCCCCCGACGAAGGAGAGCCCGGATGGGGATCCTCGACCGTTTCAAGGACCAGGCGCACAACAAGGCGGACGACCTCGTCGAGTCCGCCGGCGACGAGGTCGACGAGAGGACCGGCGGCCGGTTCGCCGATCAGGTCGACCAGGCGCAGGACAAGGCGAAGGACAAGGCGAGGGAGGCGCTCGGCATCGACGCGTCCGCGCAGGAGCCCGCCGGGCAGCGGCCCGTCGAGCAGCAGGCTTCGGAGCAGCAGACCTCCGAGCAGCCCTCGGAACAGCCCGAGCAGCAGCAGCCCCCGGCCTGAGCTTCCCGGCGGGCCGCCAGGCCGCAGGCCGGTGGGAGGACGGGTGGGCGCTGCCCACCCGTCCTCTTCTGTCAGGTTCCGTCAGGGGTTTTCCCTCAGCGGCTCAGGACCCCAGGATCGTGGTGAGGAACTCGCCCGTCCACGCCAGCAGTTCGCGGCCCACCACCGGCTTGCCGCCGATCTTGCCCGTCGTCGGGCGCGGCACCAGGATCTGGTGCGTGGGCGCCTTGATGACCGTACGCGGGTAGAGCCGCTTCAGGCGCAGCTCCTGGGACTCGCGCAGCTCCACCGGCGCGAACCGGATGTTGGCGCCCTGGAGCACGATCTCGCCGACGCCGCAGGCCCGCGCCAGCATCCGCAGCCCGGCCACCAGCAGCAGGTTCTCGACCGGCTCGGGCAGCTTGCCGTACCGGTCGGTGAGCTCCTCTCGGACCGCCCTGATGTCCTCCTCGGAGTTGGCCGAGGCGATCGCCCGGTAGGCCTGGAGGCGCAGCCGCTCGCCCGGCGCGTAGTCGTGCGGGACATGCGCGTCGACCGGCAGCTCGATCTTGACCTCCAGCGGCGGCTCCTCCTCCACCCCGCCCTCCACGGCCGCCCGGTAGTCGGCCACGGCCTCGCCGACCATCCGGATGTACAGGTCGAAGCCGACGCCCGCGATATGGCCGGACTGCTCGCCGCCGAGCAGGTTGCCCGCGCCGCGGATCTCCAGGTCCTTCATCGCCACGTACATGCCCGCGCCCATCTCCGTGTGCTGGGCGATGGTCGCCAGGCGCTCGTGGGCGGTCTCGGTGAGCGGCTTCTCCGGCGGGTAGAGGAAGTACGCGTAGCCGCGCTCGCGGCCGCGGCCGACGCGGCCGCGCAGCTGGTGGAGCTGGGAGAGGCCGAAGTTGTCGCCGCGCTCGACGATCAGCGTGTTGGCGTTGGAGATGTCGATGCCGGACTCGACGATCGTGGTCGAGACGAGCACGTCGAACTTCTTCTCCCAGAAGTCGACGACGACCTGCTCCAGCTGGCTCTCGCCCATCTGGCCGTGGGCGGTGGCGATCCGCGCCTCGGGGACGATCTCGCGCAGCCGGGCGGCCGCCCGGTCGATGGACTCGACCCGGTTGTGGATGTAGAAGACCTGGCCTTCGCGCAGCAGTTCGCGCCGGATCGCGGCGCCGATCTGCTTCTCCTCGTACGGCCCGACGAAGGTGAGCACCGGGTGGCGCTCCTCCGGCGGGGTGGTGATCGTCGACATCTCGCGGATGCCGGTGACCGCCATCTCCAACGTACGGGGAATGGGGGTGGCGGACATGGTCAGCACGTCGACGTTGGCGCGGAGCTTCTTCAGCTGCTCCTTGTGCTCGACGCCGAAACGCTGCTCCTCGTCGACGATGACGAGCCCGAGGTCCTTGAACTTGGTCTCGGAGGAGAAGAGGCGGTGGGTGCCGATGACGATGTCGACGGCGCCGTCCTTGAGGCCCTCCAGGGTCGCCTTCGCCTCGGTGTCGGTCTGGAAGCGGCTCAGCGCCTTCACGTTCACCGGGAACTGTCCGTACCGCTCGGTGAACGTGCCGAAGTGCTGCTGGACCAGGAGCGTGGTGGGCACCAGGACCGCTACCTGCTTGCCGTCCTGGACGGCCTTGAAGGCGGCGCGGACCGCGATCTCCGTCTTGCCGTAGCCGACGTCGCCGCAGACCAGCCGGTCCATCGGGACCGTCTTCTCCATGTCCTCCTTGACCTCGGCGATGGTGGAGAGCTGGTCGGGCGTCTCCGCGTACGGGAACGCGTCCTCCAGTTCGCGCTGCCAGGGGGTGTCCGGGCCGAAGGCGTGGCCGGGGGCGGCCATCCGCGCCGAGTACAGCTTGATCAGGTCGGCCGCGATCTCCTTGACCGCCTTCTTGGCCTTCTGCTTGGTCTTGGTCCAGTCGGCGCCGCCGAGCCGGTGCAGGGTCGGGGCCTCGCCGCC encodes the following:
- a CDS encoding serine/threonine-protein kinase, translating into MSAGRVVGGRYELAALLGQGGMGQVWTAYDQRLDRRVAVKLLRPDLVAGASAADETRRRFVRECRVTAQVDHPGLVTVHDAGSDGDDLYLVMQHVEGADLADHLAEHEPYPWPWAVAVAAQLCAALSAVHAVPIVHRDLKPRNVMVRPDGTVTVLDLGVASVLDHDTTRLTRTGSPIGSPAYMAPEQAMGGAVGPSTDLYALGVLLHELLSGNVPFAGSTALGVLHRHLYEPPLPVRQVRPEVPEALEALVLRLLAKDPAHRPGSAQEVYEALAPLLPVRGTPVGHPLDPTRPFLRPHAPWPDRAATPPPVHAQPPAPQWAPDPGSAPAPAQPDVAGAVDEAKRLLGEGRITQAVDILGAILPAAAERHGEGSPVVRILRKQYAATLMDDGQYRRALPELRRLAEERAAEAGPADPQALAFRHDAALCLEQLGDGPAALAEYRAVLPYFESPYGTGDPARAAEIRRRVDQLLRLTAIAGRS
- a CDS encoding N-6 DNA methylase, which produces MPDNAAEVTAAGIARLAGVGRAAVSNWRRRHADFPKPVGGTETSPSFALPEVEQWLRDQGKLAEVPLRERVWQQLSGHPEGAVTGLVHAGRALLLVRDDPDQWRRLAALSDSAMAQRLAKVLDESVHSGPVNTPAPVPADFAASVPLLRGVGELAAELGARQTFEFLLGRHLDANPRQYTLTPPGPAELMAALALGPQAASVLDPACGTGTLLRAVPHAEAVYGQDADPELAALAGLRLALHGPAEVRTAAADSLRADAFPGLAVDAVLCHPPFNERNWGHDELAYDPRWEYGLPARTESELAWVQHALARLREGGTAVLLMPPAAASRRSGRRIRAGLLRRGALRAVIALPAGAAPPYGIPLQLWVLRRPGAGSHPAPELLLVDAAGLPGGDGGGRDKLPWQAVQSAVLEAWAPFDRDGTAEERPGVSRAVPVIELLDDDVDLAPARHLPPPAAAGGADALEAVREELGATLRRTAELTPPPAGPAPHPGARLPLTTVGELARAGALVLRSGGAGASAPGVPVLTEQDVLSGTAPSGALPDGPAEEPVLTEAGDVVVPVLGGGTVARVVDAATAGAALGRNLQLLRPTPAALDPWFLAGFLRGTANNRQASSYATTASRLDVRRLQLPRLPLAEQARYGERFRALAAFEDALRLAGRLGEQLVQGLHDGLTDGVVRPEQTGG
- a CDS encoding HNH endonuclease family protein; the encoded protein is MRTYRIALPAAALAAALALTGCSDSKTDAKKAKPGAPAAQGSALAAVDSLTVKGRAPKTGYSRDQFGKGWTDTDANGCATREDILKRDLTDVKFKDKCDIASGTLNKDVYTGQTIKFVRGSSKVDIDHVVALSDAWQKGAQQWDKKKRVAFANDPLNLLAVDASANRRKSDGDAATWLPTFAAGRCTYVADQVAVKKKYQVWVTDAEKEAMKKVLTECPQQKLPTG
- a CDS encoding antitoxin; the protein is MGILDRFKDQAHNKADDLVESAGDEVDERTGGRFADQVDQAQDKAKDKAREALGIDASAQEPAGQRPVEQQASEQQTSEQPSEQPEQQQPPA
- the mfd gene encoding transcription-repair coupling factor; this encodes MSLHGLLDAVVRDPALAEAVKAATDGHRMHVDLVGPPAARPFAVAALARETGRPVLAVTATGREAEDLAAALRSLLPPDEVAEYPSWETLPHERLSPRSDTVGRRLAVLRRLAHPRDDDPAAGPVSVVVAPIRSVLQPQVKGLGDLEPVALRSGQSADLNEIVEGLAAAAYSRVELVEKRGEFAVRGGILDVFPPTEEHPLRVEFWGDDVEEIRYFKIADQRSLEVAEHGLWAPPCRELLLTDEVRRRAAALAEAHPELGELLGKIAEGIAVEGMESLAPVLVDEMELLLDVLPEGAMALVCDPERVRTRATDLVATSQEFLQASWAATAGGGDAPIDVGAASLWGIADVRDRARELGMMWWSVSPFAADDADLDDETLKLGMHAPETYRGDTQRALADTKQWLADGWRAVYVTEAHGPASRTVEVLGGEGIAARLDAELADIGPSVVHVACGALDHGFVDPGLRLAVLTETDLTGQRTVSKDMGRMPARRRKTIDPLTLQVGDYIVHEQHGVGRYLEMVQRTVQGATREYLLVEYAPAKRGQPGDRLYIPTDQLEQVTKYVGGEAPTLHRLGGADWTKTKQKAKKAVKEIAADLIKLYSARMAAPGHAFGPDTPWQRELEDAFPYAETPDQLSTIAEVKEDMEKTVPMDRLVCGDVGYGKTEIAVRAAFKAVQDGKQVAVLVPTTLLVQQHFGTFTERYGQFPVNVKALSRFQTDTEAKATLEGLKDGAVDIVIGTHRLFSSETKFKDLGLVIVDEEQRFGVEHKEQLKKLRANVDVLTMSATPIPRTLEMAVTGIREMSTITTPPEERHPVLTFVGPYEEKQIGAAIRRELLREGQVFYIHNRVESIDRAAARLREIVPEARIATAHGQMGESQLEQVVVDFWEKKFDVLVSTTIVESGIDISNANTLIVERGDNFGLSQLHQLRGRVGRGRERGYAYFLYPPEKPLTETAHERLATIAQHTEMGAGMYVAMKDLEIRGAGNLLGGEQSGHIAGVGFDLYIRMVGEAVADYRAAVEGGVEEEPPLEVKIELPVDAHVPHDYAPGERLRLQAYRAIASANSEEDIRAVREELTDRYGKLPEPVENLLLVAGLRMLARACGVGEIVLQGANIRFAPVELRESQELRLKRLYPRTVIKAPTHQILVPRPTTGKIGGKPVVGRELLAWTGEFLTTILGS